The DNA window CAGTAGCAACAGGCGCTTCACGGCGTTCTTCTTTAGCTTTAGCCATTGGAGAAGCTTCAGTAACTACACCTTTAGTACGTAGGATCATGTTGCGGATCACTGCGTCGTTAAAGCGGAAGTTATTTTCTAGCTCATCAATAACATCTTGGCCAGCTTCAATGTTCATAAGAACATAGTGAGCTTTATGAAGTTTGTTGATTGGGTATGCTAATTGGCGACGACCCCAGTCTTCTAGACGGTGGATAGTACCATTTGCTTCAGTGATTACAGCGCTGTAACGCTCGATCATGCCTGAAACTTGTTCACTTTGATCTGGGTGAACCATAAATACGATTTCGTAATGACGCATCGTAAGCTCCTCACGGGTTTAATCAGCCTCGGCTCTGGCTTAGTCGGTCCATCGAGGCAAGGAACGTATAGAAAATTGACTAATTTTGAGACCGCGAATTATATAGTGCCACAGCGGATAATTCAACTAGCAAACACAGATAATAGTAAAAAACTATTCTATGGTGACAGCAAATTTCACATTCAGTCTAAAGTATTAGTCAAAACCAATCGTTTAACTGTTGATAAGTTAAAGCGTTAATAACAAATACTGATTTTTAGCTTTATCATCAAACTGTCAAAAATAGCGAATAATATGTGGCCTATTAAATAAAGTATTAAAAATAAAAATAACTGAAGTTTATCAATGTTAAACAAGGAGTTGTTATGATAAAAACATTATCACCTTACATGCTATCGTGCTTGTTATTAGTCTTATTTGTTATGAGCTTTTCGAATACCCAACACTCGTTTTCCAGCGCATACCAACATGGGGTATTCCATCTTCCAAATATTCTACCGTCACGCTCGTAAATCCGTAGCCTTGATAATAATGCTGTAAATGGGCTTGTGCAGAAAGGTATAAATCTTGCTCAGGCCATGCTGATTTGGCCGCATTAATACCGCACTC is part of the Moritella viscosa genome and encodes:
- the rpsF gene encoding 30S ribosomal protein S6 → MRHYEIVFMVHPDQSEQVSGMIERYSAVITEANGTIHRLEDWGRRQLAYPINKLHKAHYVLMNIEAGQDVIDELENNFRFNDAVIRNMILRTKGVVTEASPMAKAKEERREAPVATEAPAAK